From Heliomicrobium modesticaldum Ice1, a single genomic window includes:
- a CDS encoding IS1182-like element ISHmo2 family transposase gives MFRFDVDPQVSFYDFAALWDQLVPADSVFRLFRELAPLLIQPEDFTGLYCLDNGRPSHAARQMTMACMLQEMLGETDRGMEAQTRVNIEVKFALGMALDEPGIDHANFGVHRQRLIQKELDKVYLDRFIRLMYYLGVLTGKEPWITDTTHVIAPISAPTTIELIRQAMRLLVRLLAKQYSVPWHAIPHAPRAVRYLETVTEVKEHNLDDKAKMERLVEVVSEADELLAYVESSEASWKKKPDVIHYALLLCRILRERIIRKDDGTLEIAPGGSVKDMIVSAVDSEARFGCKGKTKWRGYKMAIVEVGNSGFIAAAEAMKANDYDGSSLVPLADQLPTDCVENPTIIGDTHYGAGDDRVTLKEKGIDVVAPLSPKTKCDILAGEGFQVSEDQTQLICPRGKVITTYSEVADGKNFVLRAKDHDCKHCPRYTTCFKEKKHRRTIFIHNAYGVMLEAAKHSQTKIYKEQMRLRSRIEAKQNELVNRYGLRRVRRIGKRNLAYAARLSALAANFQKLNRLRNDKNATMVLEVSALRGVAFKKAA, from the coding sequence TTGTTTCGATTCGATGTGGACCCCCAAGTTAGCTTTTACGACTTTGCAGCCCTCTGGGACCAACTTGTGCCTGCCGATTCCGTCTTTCGCCTGTTTCGTGAATTGGCGCCCCTATTAATACAACCGGAGGATTTTACAGGTCTCTATTGCCTTGACAACGGACGTCCCAGTCATGCGGCCCGGCAGATGACGATGGCCTGCATGTTACAGGAAATGCTGGGCGAAACAGACCGGGGGATGGAAGCACAGACACGTGTGAACATCGAGGTCAAGTTTGCGTTAGGAATGGCCCTCGATGAACCGGGCATTGATCACGCCAATTTTGGCGTCCACCGGCAACGGCTCATCCAAAAGGAACTTGATAAGGTCTATCTCGATCGCTTTATCCGGTTGATGTACTACCTGGGCGTTTTGACAGGGAAAGAACCTTGGATAACGGACACGACCCATGTCATAGCTCCCATCAGTGCCCCCACGACCATCGAACTGATCCGCCAAGCCATGCGCCTGTTGGTGCGTCTTTTGGCGAAGCAATACAGTGTTCCATGGCATGCAATCCCCCATGCCCCTCGGGCGGTACGTTACCTGGAAACAGTGACGGAAGTGAAAGAGCATAACCTGGACGATAAGGCCAAAATGGAACGGCTTGTTGAAGTGGTCAGCGAGGCTGACGAACTGCTGGCCTACGTGGAGTCATCGGAGGCTTCGTGGAAGAAGAAGCCCGATGTCATTCATTACGCCCTTTTGCTTTGCCGTATCCTCCGTGAACGAATCATTCGGAAAGATGATGGAACTCTTGAGATAGCCCCCGGCGGTTCTGTCAAAGATATGATAGTTTCGGCTGTAGACAGCGAAGCCCGTTTCGGTTGTAAGGGCAAGACGAAATGGCGCGGGTATAAGATGGCCATCGTCGAAGTCGGAAATTCCGGATTTATCGCCGCCGCCGAGGCCATGAAAGCCAACGACTATGACGGCTCCAGTCTGGTGCCGTTAGCGGATCAGCTTCCCACCGATTGTGTAGAAAACCCGACGATCATTGGAGATACCCACTATGGTGCGGGCGATGACCGTGTCACCCTCAAGGAAAAAGGCATTGACGTAGTGGCGCCACTTTCACCAAAGACAAAATGTGATATCCTCGCGGGCGAGGGATTTCAAGTTTCCGAAGACCAAACACAACTGATCTGCCCGAGAGGAAAAGTCATCACCACCTATTCGGAAGTGGCAGATGGGAAGAACTTCGTGCTTCGCGCCAAGGACCATGATTGCAAGCACTGCCCTCGTTACACGACCTGTTTTAAAGAAAAGAAACATCGGCGCACGATTTTTATTCACAACGCCTATGGTGTCATGCTCGAGGCGGCAAAGCACTCCCAAACGAAAATCTATAAGGAACAGATGCGTCTTCGCAGCCGCATCGAAGCCAAGCAAAATGAACTGGTCAACCGTTACGGACTGCGCCGGGTTCGCCGTATCGGAAAACGAAATCTGGCTTATGCCGCCCGGCTCAGCGCGTTAGCGGCGAACTTTCAAAAACTCAACCGTCTACGAAATGATAAGAATGCAACCATGGTGTTGGAGGTGAGTGCCTTACGCGGTGTTGCTTTCAAAAAAGCCGCATAA
- a CDS encoding IS1380-like element ISHmo1 family transposase: MTIKKFIIEQSNEELTPVTGLALVGALLRKTSLKLRLDKSTVPTCLTPDISHGTVALSYLGLLCQGKNDFDAIELARGDDFFRYAMGVDIVPSSPTLRQRFEKVVETDLKWNDIIMEESARLIKKAKVPLTPVRVGATDYLTVDVDVTPLDNSGSKKEGVTRTYKGHDGFAPILAYLGQEGYCINVELRPGKDHSQKGTPQFLTKSINYARQCGAEKLLVRMDSGFDSVDNIRVLRAENVDYIIKGNLRQETPEMWRDIALKNGQARIVREGKVEYTGSVMWKVGDMEQRERVVFHVVERTILSNGQQLLLPELEVATYWTSLPVSPEELIHLQRDHGTSEQFHSELKTDLDLERLPSGKFKVNDLVFHFGALAYNLLRIVGQMSLHHPDSPLKRKAHTQRRRIRTVLQNVITIASRLVRHARQVKLRLGAHSPWYATFKDLYLAFS, encoded by the coding sequence ATGACCATAAAGAAGTTCATTATCGAGCAATCGAATGAGGAGCTTACACCGGTAACTGGATTGGCGCTCGTGGGCGCCTTGTTAAGAAAGACTTCATTGAAATTGCGATTGGATAAGTCCACTGTGCCCACTTGTTTGACACCAGATATAAGCCACGGAACTGTTGCTCTGAGCTACCTGGGCCTTCTCTGTCAGGGAAAGAATGACTTCGATGCGATTGAGCTGGCTCGTGGAGATGACTTTTTTCGATACGCCATGGGCGTCGACATCGTACCCTCCAGTCCCACGTTACGACAACGATTTGAAAAGGTTGTTGAGACGGATTTGAAATGGAACGACATCATTATGGAAGAATCTGCTCGTCTCATCAAAAAAGCAAAAGTTCCCTTGACACCTGTTCGGGTCGGCGCTACGGACTATCTGACGGTAGACGTAGATGTGACGCCATTGGATAATTCCGGTTCCAAAAAAGAGGGGGTGACGCGCACCTACAAAGGTCATGATGGCTTTGCGCCCATACTGGCCTACCTCGGTCAGGAAGGCTACTGCATAAACGTTGAGCTGCGTCCGGGCAAAGATCATAGCCAGAAAGGAACGCCCCAGTTCTTAACAAAGAGCATCAATTACGCACGCCAGTGCGGAGCTGAGAAGCTTCTGGTACGCATGGATTCCGGCTTTGACAGCGTCGATAACATACGTGTCCTCCGCGCAGAGAATGTTGACTACATAATCAAAGGCAACCTTCGCCAAGAAACTCCCGAAATGTGGAGGGACATCGCCCTTAAAAATGGGCAGGCCCGAATTGTTCGGGAAGGAAAAGTGGAGTATACGGGCAGCGTAATGTGGAAGGTCGGCGATATGGAACAACGTGAACGGGTGGTTTTCCATGTCGTGGAACGAACCATCTTGTCCAATGGGCAGCAATTGCTGCTTCCAGAGTTAGAAGTGGCCACGTACTGGACGTCGTTACCCGTCTCGCCGGAAGAATTGATCCATTTGCAAAGAGATCACGGAACCAGCGAGCAATTCCATAGCGAGTTAAAAACGGACCTTGATTTGGAACGACTGCCTAGTGGAAAATTTAAGGTCAATGATCTGGTCTTTCATTTCGGTGCGCTTGCCTATAACCTGCTTCGCATCGTTGGTCAAATGAGCTTACACCATCCGGATTCTCCCCTAAAGAGAAAGGCCCATACGCAGCGCCGCCGGATACGCACGGTACTTCAAAATGTGATCACCATTGCGTCTCGATTGGTGAGACATGCCAGACAAGTGAAGCTCCGGCTCGGGGCGCATAGTCCCTGGTACGCAACGTTTAAGGATCTCTATCTTGCTTTTTCGTAA
- a CDS encoding restriction endonuclease subunit S — protein sequence MSSYIEKALHTLYQRGITSREQLLTELLRVKLTCQAIDAATNKATFEDKQRLFQQMKKSTEAELGYFPGDRDFFADLFDLCKDIDLIEYTLEIYNSDRLGVIISPPELTAFIDTLIDEKRPETILITEAEKHLAGLRALVDRHPEQEITLTTAYRHMYLLLTFALQEAKHVTVFHQSVYRKLLLPKTYDLIYCLPAFGGKGDDLGGPYLTNQTDGIALENTLPLLNDYGVLLAIVPARFTFAGGGFSALRKHIVQHHAVESIYSLPEGTFRPYSAVKSYLIAISKAPLDSVAVGSVDFDQAAFVRREQKRIAHAELLNLDDWRMELLAEEDENLSRYKHSALPRVKLKDMAEVFRGKSVLKKDIKPGRIAVLNISNIDDGEINYTDLETIDEEERKVKRYELVDGDLVLTCRGTTIKVAIFRQQDRLIIASANVIVIRPQKEVLSEYIKLFFESPVGTSLIKSYQRGTTIMNLNHSDIAEMEIPLAPLEQQRQMIDAYRREQTLYRQALQQAEQRWREAREDIYAKMI from the coding sequence TTGTCTTCCTACATCGAAAAAGCGTTGCACACCTTGTACCAGCGCGGCATCACATCACGGGAGCAGTTGTTGACAGAACTGCTTCGAGTCAAGCTGACCTGCCAAGCCATCGACGCAGCAACCAACAAGGCCACCTTTGAAGACAAACAGCGACTCTTCCAGCAGATGAAAAAGAGTACCGAAGCCGAACTGGGCTACTTCCCCGGCGACCGCGACTTCTTCGCCGACCTCTTCGACCTCTGCAAAGACATCGACCTCATCGAATACACGCTGGAGATCTATAATAGCGACCGCTTGGGCGTCATTATATCGCCGCCCGAATTGACGGCCTTCATCGATACCCTCATCGACGAGAAACGTCCCGAGACCATTCTGATCACCGAAGCGGAAAAACATCTCGCCGGGCTGCGCGCGCTCGTCGACAGACACCCCGAGCAGGAGATCACCCTCACCACCGCCTACCGGCATATGTACCTGCTCTTGACCTTCGCTCTCCAAGAAGCGAAGCACGTCACCGTCTTCCACCAATCTGTCTACCGCAAGCTACTGCTCCCAAAAACATACGACCTCATCTACTGCCTGCCGGCCTTCGGCGGAAAAGGGGACGACCTCGGCGGGCCCTATCTGACCAACCAAACGGACGGCATCGCCCTGGAAAATACGCTGCCCTTATTGAACGACTACGGCGTGCTGCTCGCCATCGTGCCCGCCAGGTTCACCTTCGCCGGCGGCGGCTTTTCCGCCCTTAGAAAACATATCGTCCAACATCATGCCGTCGAAAGCATTTACAGCCTGCCGGAAGGGACCTTCCGCCCCTATTCGGCCGTCAAGAGCTATCTCATCGCTATCTCCAAGGCCCCGCTCGACAGCGTCGCCGTCGGCAGCGTCGATTTTGACCAAGCCGCCTTCGTCCGCAGGGAGCAAAAGCGCATCGCCCATGCGGAACTGTTGAATCTGGATGACTGGCGGATGGAACTGCTGGCCGAAGAGGACGAAAACCTCAGCCGATACAAGCACTCTGCCCTCCCCAGGGTGAAATTAAAAGACATGGCCGAGGTCTTCCGCGGCAAATCAGTCCTCAAAAAAGACATCAAACCCGGCAGGATCGCCGTTCTCAACATCTCCAACATCGACGACGGCGAGATCAACTACACCGACCTGGAGACCATCGACGAGGAGGAGCGGAAGGTCAAGCGCTACGAACTGGTCGACGGAGACCTGGTTCTCACTTGCCGGGGAACGACCATCAAGGTGGCCATCTTCCGGCAGCAGGACCGCCTCATCATCGCATCGGCCAACGTCATCGTCATCCGTCCTCAAAAAGAGGTGCTCAGCGAATACATCAAGCTCTTTTTCGAAAGCCCCGTCGGGACAAGCCTGATCAAAAGCTATCAGCGGGGCACGACAATCATGAATCTCAACCACAGCGACATCGCCGAAATGGAGATACCGCTGGCGCCCCTGGAACAACAGCGACAGATGATCGACGCCTATCGGCGCGAACAGACCCTCTACCGCCAAGCGTTGCAGCAAGCGGAACAGCGCTGGCGAGAGGCCAGAGAGGACATATACGCTAAAATGATATAG
- a CDS encoding P-loop ATPase, Sll1717 family, giving the protein MMTGAEKKVLLELISGIAKGGGAAEHEVDDDPLFLRNFLPLQDHRRALDPDTLLILGGRGTGKTELFRLLTSSVRRSALGSVMKSRALPDLEQTNWIAGFGNTKQREKKFPTPDSIEQFSIDADRLDWRAFWIGLMIGSLLQMEEEQQEKVGLSAILRSDRLPNQLRELLKNRLPELSLWAQSVKKQLESLNGLLDQLDDQLIQVDRWLFISYDQLDRLVLSYAGLAAPIRELLAFWLDRWGRWERIRPKIFLRTDLFREEFLAFPDASKLKAHQIRLEWSTPWLYQLLTKRLANSGSKMYTYLKQVPSLIVSRDDELGWMPGNDESAYQKMMTMMIGEFMGANPRKGNTFRWIPNHLQDADGRIAPRSFLKLFSLAAERELEKFQPENLPENRLLLPLDLQGALMETSMDRIRELLEEYPWLKALQESLAGLEVPAERKVFIQAIRKTKWDDKKENKPPAAKPEDIFAYLMQLGIVENRSDGRVNVPEIYLYGFQLKRRGGIKRPK; this is encoded by the coding sequence ATGATGACAGGAGCGGAGAAAAAGGTTCTCTTGGAACTAATCTCTGGGATCGCGAAAGGTGGCGGCGCTGCGGAGCATGAAGTAGATGACGATCCCTTGTTTTTGCGAAACTTCTTACCTCTCCAAGATCATCGAAGGGCCTTGGATCCGGATACGCTTCTGATCCTAGGTGGTCGCGGTACCGGAAAGACCGAGTTGTTTCGTCTGCTGACCTCTTCGGTACGTCGGTCCGCTTTAGGTTCAGTGATGAAAAGTCGAGCGCTGCCCGATCTGGAGCAGACCAATTGGATTGCAGGATTTGGCAATACGAAACAGCGCGAAAAAAAGTTTCCTACCCCAGACAGCATCGAACAGTTTTCGATTGACGCCGATCGGTTGGATTGGCGCGCATTCTGGATCGGGTTAATGATCGGCAGCCTTCTGCAAATGGAAGAAGAGCAACAAGAGAAGGTCGGCCTTTCGGCAATCTTACGTTCCGATAGGCTCCCAAACCAGCTACGAGAATTGCTGAAGAATCGACTTCCAGAACTGTCTCTATGGGCGCAATCGGTCAAGAAGCAATTGGAATCGTTAAATGGACTGTTGGATCAACTGGATGATCAACTCATCCAAGTGGACCGGTGGTTGTTTATCTCCTACGATCAGTTGGATCGTTTAGTGCTCAGCTATGCCGGCTTGGCGGCGCCGATACGAGAACTTCTCGCCTTTTGGTTGGATCGATGGGGGCGCTGGGAACGAATTCGACCAAAGATTTTCTTGCGCACCGATCTTTTTCGCGAAGAGTTTCTTGCATTTCCAGATGCCTCCAAGCTAAAGGCGCATCAAATTCGGCTGGAGTGGTCAACTCCATGGTTGTATCAACTGCTTACAAAGCGCCTTGCGAATTCAGGAAGTAAAATGTACACCTATCTCAAGCAAGTGCCGTCTTTGATCGTTTCACGAGATGACGAATTAGGTTGGATGCCCGGAAACGATGAGTCCGCTTATCAAAAAATGATGACGATGATGATCGGGGAGTTTATGGGCGCTAACCCTCGTAAGGGCAACACCTTCCGCTGGATTCCGAACCACCTCCAAGATGCAGATGGTCGGATCGCGCCCCGATCATTTCTCAAGCTGTTCTCATTGGCGGCCGAACGGGAATTGGAAAAGTTTCAACCGGAGAATTTACCGGAAAATCGGCTGCTTCTTCCTTTAGATTTGCAAGGCGCATTAATGGAAACTTCTATGGACCGCATCAGAGAGTTGCTTGAGGAGTATCCCTGGCTAAAGGCTTTGCAGGAAAGCTTGGCCGGGCTGGAGGTTCCCGCCGAAAGAAAGGTCTTTATTCAGGCGATTCGAAAAACCAAATGGGACGACAAGAAGGAAAATAAACCACCAGCGGCCAAACCGGAGGATATTTTTGCCTATTTGATGCAGCTTGGCATTGTTGAAAATCGTTCTGACGGCAGGGTCAACGTTCCCGAGATTTACCTCTATGGATTTCAGTTAAAACGAAGAGGCGGCATTAAACGACCAAAATAA
- a CDS encoding DUF6125 family protein, which translates to MKPLDWEKEKFSEFIEDLAKRWLAHDGLWFQAIERTYGMAAAIEADKAAWERFSPIEAQRIKKFLGLPEQGGLDALEQALQYRLYAFINEQSIVRESPNKLIFRMIDCRVQSARERKKMNLFPCKEVGIVEYTTFAQAIDSRIQTRCLQCPPDPKSDSYCAWEFTLEP; encoded by the coding sequence ATGAAGCCATTGGACTGGGAAAAAGAGAAGTTTTCAGAATTCATCGAAGACTTGGCTAAGCGCTGGCTGGCTCATGATGGGCTTTGGTTTCAGGCCATTGAGAGAACATACGGCATGGCCGCTGCCATCGAGGCAGACAAGGCCGCCTGGGAACGCTTCAGCCCCATCGAAGCTCAGCGCATCAAAAAATTCTTGGGCTTACCTGAACAAGGCGGCCTTGACGCTTTGGAGCAAGCGTTGCAATACCGGCTCTATGCCTTTATCAATGAGCAATCGATCGTACGCGAGTCGCCAAACAAACTCATCTTTCGGATGATTGACTGCCGAGTGCAGTCTGCCCGGGAGAGAAAAAAGATGAACCTCTTCCCCTGTAAGGAAGTCGGGATCGTCGAGTATACGACCTTTGCCCAAGCCATCGACTCCCGGATCCAGACACGCTGCCTCCAATGCCCGCCTGATCCCAAGAGTGACAGTTACTGCGCCTGGGAGTTTACACTGGAGCCATAA
- a CDS encoding flavodoxin family protein produces the protein MKIVALMGSPRKGANTEALVQEAVRGAEEKGAHVKQYHLNEMQIKGCQSCFGCKRQENCVVRDEAAAILEDIKDAKAVIFGTPVYMWQMTGQLKLLVDRLFSFMNADYSSKLTLGKKVLWAVTQGQPDKGAFMPYFENAGKMLQMVGFGEYKIVAAGRCGMPGDVEKQKETLEEARALGRWLAE, from the coding sequence ATGAAGATCGTTGCCTTGATGGGAAGTCCGCGCAAGGGCGCCAATACAGAAGCGCTGGTACAAGAAGCGGTTCGTGGCGCCGAAGAAAAGGGCGCTCACGTAAAGCAATACCACCTCAACGAGATGCAGATCAAAGGCTGTCAAAGCTGTTTTGGATGCAAGCGACAAGAGAACTGTGTCGTTCGTGATGAGGCGGCTGCGATTCTCGAAGATATCAAGGATGCCAAGGCCGTCATTTTCGGCACGCCTGTCTATATGTGGCAGATGACAGGTCAGTTGAAACTCCTTGTCGATCGACTTTTTTCCTTTATGAACGCTGATTATAGCAGCAAATTGACACTAGGCAAGAAGGTGCTCTGGGCGGTGACGCAGGGCCAACCAGACAAAGGCGCATTTATGCCCTATTTCGAGAATGCCGGGAAAATGTTGCAAATGGTCGGTTTTGGCGAATACAAAATCGTCGCGGCAGGTCGTTGCGGTATGCCTGGTGATGTAGAGAAGCAAAAAGAGACCCTTGAAGAAGCGCGCGCGCTTGGCCGTTGGCTGGCAGAATAA
- a CDS encoding MarR family winged helix-turn-helix transcriptional regulator: MRKNSAIYLIGRLRGKVHQFLEQQLRDQGIDDIIVSQGYILAALYKNQGQLTMKDLAQRVKRDKSTITYLVDKLIRNHYVIKVKCQEDQRVTWVKLTDKGIAFQPIFDEISRKLIEQFYLPFTEEEAVLLERLLEKGNAHWPD, translated from the coding sequence ATGCGAAAGAACAGCGCCATCTATCTGATCGGCCGCCTCCGGGGAAAGGTTCATCAGTTTCTGGAGCAGCAACTGCGAGATCAGGGGATCGACGATATCATCGTCTCCCAGGGGTACATTCTTGCCGCCTTGTACAAGAACCAAGGCCAGTTGACCATGAAGGACCTAGCCCAACGGGTCAAGCGAGATAAATCGACGATAACCTATCTGGTCGACAAGTTGATCCGCAATCACTATGTGATCAAAGTGAAATGTCAAGAAGATCAACGGGTCACCTGGGTCAAGCTTACAGATAAAGGGATTGCTTTTCAGCCGATCTTCGACGAGATATCTCGTAAATTGATCGAGCAATTCTATCTTCCTTTCACGGAAGAAGAAGCAGTACTGCTGGAAAGGCTCCTGGAGAAGGGGAACGCACACTGGCCTGATTGA